Genomic DNA from Myxococcales bacterium:
CCGTTGGTAAAGATGCCCACCGAATTGCCGACGCCGGTGAGCGTCCATGCGAGCTGCGGATCTTTTTCGATCGCCTTGGCGACGCGTGCGACGCCCGGGGTATAGATGTGCCTCAAATCGCTGAGCTCGCGCAAGGCAACGCGACTCGTGGAATGCAGCTTGCCCCCTTGGTGGCAGGCGAACACTTGATCAAGCATATGAATGAGTTCGACGCCTTCAAGCTGCCGCACGGCCTGCGCGACGCGCTCGGTGTGGGCATCGTTTTCGGTCTCGATGGTAATGTCGCGCACCGTAAACACCTCACCAATTTGATTGGTGGAGATTTCGCCGAGCAGGCCCCCATGCTCGGCAATCGTCGTCATCAGCCGCGCGAGCTCGCCCGGTCGGTGGCGAAGGCGAACTCGAAAAATGGTGTCTACGCTGTACCCGTCCACCACGGCACCATCGCAAAATTGTAACGCCGTGTCACAAAACGGCTCTACGAAACGCGCCCCATTGACGGTTGGCGCCGCCGCGGCCATAGTCGGCGCACGATGAGCGCCACCATGGTCGATAGCTCGCTGCGGTGGGTGGTGCGCTTGCGTTGGATTAGCCTGGGTGGCCTCGGCGTTTGCGCGGGCTTCGCCAAGTCTGAAGGCCAAGCGTTGCGGTGGTGGCTCATCGCGGTAATCATCGGGCTCGGCGTGGCGTCGAACCTGGCGCTGGGATGGCTGCCACGTCGCCGTGGCATCACGCTGTCGCGCCAGCACACCTCCTACATGATCGCCGCTGCGCTCGTGCTCGACATGCTGCTGCGCACGGCTTGCCTCGCGGTTACGGGCGGCGCCTCGAATCCTTTCTCGGTGCTCTATCTCGTGCATATCGCGTTGGCCGCCGTGGTCCTCACCTCGCGCCAGACGTTGGCGATGGCGGCGGTGTCGGTCGTGCTCTTCGCGCTGCTCTTTCTCGTCGACGTCGGGCAGGTGCACGTGCACGACCCCAAGGCGAGCTTATTTGAGAACAAGCATCTCCAGGGCATGTGGCTGGCGTTTACCCTGGCCGCGCTCATCACCGGCTATTTTGTGTCGCGCATTGCGGCCACCCTGCAGGCGCAGCGCGAGCAAATTGCCGAGCTGCGCGAGACCGCGGCGCGCAACGCGCGGCTGGCCTCGCTCACCACGCTGGCAGCGGGTGCGGCGCACGAGCTATCGACACCGCTGGGCACCATCGCGGTGGCCGCCTATGAAATGCGGGATTTGGCCAAGCGGCAGCGCAGCGGTGCCACCCCTGACGTAAGCCAAGACACGGCCGATCTTGATCTTATCCTCGCCGAGGTTGAACGCTGCCAACAGATTATTGCCCAGCTAGCGCCGCGCAGCCGCGAGGGAGAGGAGGCGGTCGCCATCTCAGCCGCCGACCTCGAACGCAACCTAAGGTCGCGCTTGGGCGGCGAGTGGGCGCGCATCGCGTGGCGTGCCGAGCCGATCGCGCTGCATGCGCCGGCGGCGCTGGTGCACACCACGGTGGCGGCCATCGTCAAAAATGCGCTCGACGCCTCGCCCGAGACAGGGCAGGTCGAAGTGACCATCGCGCCAGCCGCGGCAGGCTCAGCTGGCACGACGATCGCCGTGCGCG
This window encodes:
- a CDS encoding HAMP domain-containing histidine kinase, which translates into the protein MSATMVDSSLRWVVRLRWISLGGLGVCAGFAKSEGQALRWWLIAVIIGLGVASNLALGWLPRRRGITLSRQHTSYMIAAALVLDMLLRTACLAVTGGASNPFSVLYLVHIALAAVVLTSRQTLAMAAVSVVLFALLFLVDVGQVHVHDPKASLFENKHLQGMWLAFTLAALITGYFVSRIAATLQAQREQIAELRETAARNARLASLTTLAAGAAHELSTPLGTIAVAAYEMRDLAKRQRSGATPDVSQDTADLDLILAEVERCQQIIAQLAPRSREGEEAVAISAADLERNLRSRLGGEWARIAWRAEPIALHAPAALVHTTVAAIVKNALDASPETGQVEVTIAPAAAGSAGTTIAVRDRGEGMTPAFLQRLGEPFFTTKEPGKGMGLGLFLAKSTMETLGGHLAIHSTPGQGTEVVLTFA